The following coding sequences are from one Ornithodoros turicata isolate Travis chromosome 1, ASM3712646v1, whole genome shotgun sequence window:
- the LOC135370340 gene encoding uncharacterized protein LOC135370340, translating to MQIMVEELAHLGGSEVRQSMRKILEYLLTDYVAAEFSWLGQKGKRKFWQLKPPQLIIRAVRKNIRLSAATRYEVESVIKTWLRNAKERCTSKRAVTDHPPSQQD from the exons ATGCAGATCATG GTTGAAGAGCTTGCTCATCTTGGGGGCAGCGAAGTGAGGCAATCAATGAGAAAAATACTTGAGTATCTCCTGACAGACTATGTTGCAGCTGAATTCAGCTGGTTAGGTCAGAAGGgcaagcgcaaattttggcaGCTGAAACCTCCACAGCTTATCATCC GTGCCGTGAGGAAGAACATCAGGCTCTCTGCAGCCACTAGGTATGAAGTGGAGAGCGTGATCAAGACGTGGCTCCGTAACGCAAAAGAACGCTGCACCAGCAAGCGAGCAGTGACTGACCATCCACCTTCACAACAGGACTGA